The Vitis vinifera cultivar Pinot Noir 40024 chromosome 1, ASM3070453v1 DNA segment CAGAAGCTTGGTGGGTATGTATTTTTTGGGGAACTCTCTCATATTGGACACATTTAAGGTACCCATTAACACATCCTAAACAGAAACTTGAAGGAATTACTCGAGAAAGTGAAAATGATGGAGCAAATAACAGTGATTCAACTAAAGAATTTCCTCTGCAGATGTAAAACTCAACCAACCTTCCAGAGAAGTAGCGACTCCCTTGAAATTCTTCACAACCAAGCTGTGTAGATCCTCCCCTGCCCATATGGGGTAAAAGCATATGTTTACGATGAAACAAACACCACCACCAACTGCAATTAGCACTAATCGGATTACAACTGCCTGATTATATTCCCTAGTTCTGTTCCCGGCCATCATTAGGATGCAGTATGTCATAATGAACACTCGAAATCCATACTCATAAGGCGCCATTGTTGGGTATAGTTTCAAATAGCTTGTGAAAAATCCTAACAACAAGAGAAAAGCAGTTAGAAATTGGGAGAAAAGAGCATAAAAAGAGAACCAACTTCGTTTGATTTGACAAACCTGTAATGAAAATGCTTATAACGATCACCACTTCTTCACATGGTCCTGCAAGCACGGATAACTCAGCAAAGCCAAAGGCAAGTATTCCAGCGCATAGTGTCCCCAGCCCGCGATTAAAACCTTTAATAAAGGTTGCTCCTGcagaagaaaatggaaatcaaaaggaacaaaattgaagGAAACTCAACTCATTAATATATCTGAATCACAAGAGACAGAGAAATCCAGTTATGGATAGATGGAGAATGACTAGTACCTATGCTGAATTCAAACATCACAATGACTGTGAGAATTGCCCAGATTGAGTACTGCCCAACATCAGCTGGTTCCTTCCAGAAAATGAGCAGGGATACAAGAGACAATGCCAGTCCCATTTTCATGGCAAATATGATTTTCCGAGGATCAGAGCGACCCATTTCCCATGCTTTCCATGAAACATCTTGAACACTATTCCAGAAGTTCTTGAGTTTTTTCAGCAGCCAACTGAAAGAAATGCGTCCACTTCCTTCCTCACCATCAACTCCATCCAAGCTGCCTATCAGAGGCAGCCTTTCCTTACTCTTGTCAACAAAACCATTATTGAACATCACCATTTTCATTACCATTTCTTCCTTCTACCGTTCTTCACTGAAAAACAGTCCATTGGAAGCCATAATTTTCCGAGtaatcaaacaaaagaaactacTTAAGCAGAGAGAACCTTCTGTGAAAATAAAAGCCAAAATGCTCTGGACACGTGCAGGAACATGTTCAACAAGAcacaaaaaattaaagaacgaatgattttaattttcgtTTTCAAAGCTAACAATTAGGCTGCTTGTGAACGTGACAAGCCAATGAACCATCTCTTCACAAATGGAAAAAGAAGCAGAAGAGCAGAACAAATTAATGCTTTTATACTAAATTCGACTTCTGTTTTGCAAAGCGGAGAGTGGAATCAGCAGTGTGGAATCTGGACCAATGGAAGTAGAAGAAGCTTCGTCTCATACCTCAAGGTGTACTAGTGTGCTGCACCTTCTCGGATTTACCTTCCTTAGCGTGGTTCTGCAGGTaactatgattttattttaatcaggATAAAGTAGATGCCCTCatgttttataaatttcaaattcttttttatgtttatgaTCTCTCTTGAAGTAATTCATgagaaaattttagatttaaatttttttgagaaaaaaagaaaaaaagaaaaagaaaaaaatagataaaaacaaaacccattttagtcatttttgtttttaatgatatttttactaattttataataaatttgtttctcATACAAATTGTATAAAATCGgaatactttgatttttttaagacaaaaaatatctaaatttttcaaaaataaatttagttttattttgtttgaaaaagtAGGCGTGAGTGGTGAAACAAAAATCAAGGTCAAAAGGCAAAAAGCTATTTGTGTGTGTGGTATAACAGTTCGtgtgaaaagtatttttaaaaataatttatccaaaACCCTTATTTTTAAAACGGAGAATTATGTTCCCACCTCGGATTTtttaaaagggagaattataTTTCCACCTCAGCTCGGTTGGATAATTGAATTAAGGTCCTCCTATGATCCTATTACCcataattaaattcaaaaccCAAGAAAAGAATAGAAATTGAGAGGAAggatattgtttttaaaaaatccctaaaatacccttaactaTCAAATGAAAAAGTTATCAGCCACTCGtacatttctcttttctttctttgactTTTTCACCCTTCTCTCACTTATTTATTAGTGGGATCAAGTTAAATGATTtaccaattatttttctccaacaaATTGAACATGAAagataaatagttaaaaattattattgtcaaatgcattttgaagtaaataatttttaaataccttatcaaatattttttttttcaaacttacataatatataataaatattattatttattgcaaacttatattatttcttatatatattaaacaatttttaaacatctcataaaatattagtattctttatttgttctaacttgcaaattagacattattaaatttttttttcaaacttataaaatatataataaatattttttaaataccttagcaaaatttttttttgtttcttacttaaaaaataataaatatgttgtatattatttctcattggTCTTAATGgaatagtttggtaaaaaaacaaaaagagaagaaaaaaaaactattgataATCGTTCTAATGTCAAACTCAAGTTgattaaaaatcatataaaacctattaggagtcttgtacacccttgtacacttgaCACATTTCCCccgtacaattagtgtaatattATACAGTGGTGCAAATTTCATTTCCCTCCTAATTTATGTGTCCATGTAGGTGTATTAAGcatgtttttaatcatttggttgagaaaattgtggatgacttatggttaaatttttttcccccgacatcattattggggaaaatattagaattttcatatgaaaattaaataaagtgtatgacaTGAGTATAAATTATTGGgcgacaaggaaaataaagaagtaATTCATAATcgattgaaaattttcacaaatactAGTATTGTACATCCTTAtacacttagtatatttcccttgtacaattagtgtaatgaGTATACGATtcttgggtgacaaggaaaataaaggagtaATTCACAATTGATTGGAAATTTTCACAAATACTAGCCTTGTACATCCTTGTACACTTAATATATTTCTCTTGTACCATTAGTGTAATACTCTTGTACAGTTAATgtaacacccttgtacagtggTACAAATTTCATATTCCTCATAAATTATGTATCCACGCAAGTGTGTTAACCATGTTTCTAattgtttggttgagaaaatattggatgactttgggtcaaatttttttccctaaacaTTATTACTAGggaaagtattgaaatttttatgtgagagttaaataaagtgtatgacaTGAGTGTACAATATGTTGGCAACAAGGAAAGTAAAATGGAGTGGTTCATAATTgattgaaatctttcacaaaaGGTAGTCTTATACACCCTtatacatttagtacattttcattgtatagttagtgtaatacccttgtacaatgacacaaatttcatatctctCTAAGTTATGTGTTCACATAGGTGtgttaatcatattttcaatggtttggttgagaaaatggtggatgacttagggtcaaatttttttctccaaacatCATTACCGTAGAAAGTATTAAAATTTCCATGTGGAAGTTAAATAAAGCGTATGACTTAGGATTAAACTCTTTTaagtcttttaattatttttgtgaaaccaaggtttggttaatcttgattttaatgataacaaaacaaggtttagaactaatgatcatatttcaagtgtgattaggcaagacgacttccaaagtggcaatctaaagataaatcaaaccaaggagaaatcatgaagaagaagaccacctcaaagagaagagtttttc contains these protein-coding regions:
- the LOC100245583 gene encoding aluminum-activated malate transporter 9, which gives rise to MVMKMVMFNNGFVDKSKERLPLIGSLDGVDGEEGSGRISFSWLLKKLKNFWNSVQDVSWKAWEMGRSDPRKIIFAMKMGLALSLVSLLIFWKEPADVGQYSIWAILTVIVMFEFSIGATFIKGFNRGLGTLCAGILAFGFAELSVLAGPCEEVVIVISIFITGFFTSYLKLYPTMAPYEYGFRVFIMTYCILMMAGNRTREYNQAVVIRLVLIAVGGGVCFIVNICFYPIWAGEDLHSLVVKNFKGVATSLEGCVNGYLKCVQYERVPQKIHTHQASDDPLSNGYRSVVESTSREATLLGFAIWEPPHGRYRMFNYPWKNYVKLSGALRHCAFMVMALHGCILSEIQAPAERRLVFQSELQRVGTEGAKVLRELANKVEKMEKLSPGDILKEVHEAAEQLQKKIDQRSYLLVNSESWLIGRTREVEDPVNLEDVKDNENVKLGSKSLSETVLEIRSFLAWPPSGDVFRKQSPWPSRPSFIADAVIREDEIRTYESASALSLATFVSLLIEFVARLQNVVDSFQELSEKAEFRKPR